The window TATCTTTAAGAGAATAAAAAGGAAGACAGAATAAACTTCATTTTAGCTGAGTAAGCTCGAAATCGCTCTTCTTTAAAGTTCTCCTTCCTGCATATTTTGCAAACGTAATAGCTTTTGCAGTAAGCTCTAAAGCTTTGTCTTCTATAAGTTGAGAAAGCGCTAAGACAGCTTCTTTGCTAACCCTCTTTGCGCCTGACTTCTTTATTATTCTTTTAATCTGAGCTTTTGCAAACCTCATTTCTATCACTTAAAATAAAGAATAATTTAGAGGGTTAAGATATTTTCTGTCAGG is drawn from Candidatus Thermoplasmatota archaeon and contains these coding sequences:
- a CDS encoding NFYB/HAP3 family transcription factor subunit — its product is MRFAKAQIKRIIKKSGAKRVSKEAVLALSQLIEDKALELTAKAITFAKYAGRRTLKKSDFELTQLK